The nucleotide sequence AAGCATATAAACTATATAGTAGAATAGTTTTACaaatacaaattttatttttccatgagAGATTTATGGTTATGTTGTTTGATTAAGGCAATTCTCACATTGAATGCGACCAAATCACAGAGTCATACTTTTGTGAAAGATGCCATGTGGATGATGGCATGTGTAATCAGAGTTTGTAGAGCTGTTTGATTACAGAAACTCTTACACCGAGTTGAGACTAAATTACAGAGAGTCTCGTCCTATCCTGTaagatgcttatggatgatgcGGTCGAACATCCGTACTTAGGTTTATCTCATCTTCACACACATACATTGGCTACAAAATCTGAGAAAATATACAAagagaaccaaaataaactTTTGGTTAATCGTTTGATATCACATATTGGAAAAACAAACATGAAGCACAAAATCTTCTctactcaatcgtttcttagtTTTCTTGACAATATTCTAAACTACTTTCTAATCTACAAAtaggaaaatttgaatttgagcaCCACGAAACATTCATGCTGTTTTGATCAACTGACTTAACTCACGTCTGTTCACGGTGCTCAGAACCCTAACTAATCTTCCTTTGGTTATACTTATAATATCTTTGACTAATTTTATAAACCAAAAACACTTATGTTGGAGTAAGAAGTTGTTGAAAAATCTAAAACTGGAAAGgaattttagaatatttttatgaaaattgaATAATAGTCTAAACTAAATAAAATCATGATCTAAAGATATTCATTAAACAGAGTCTACAAAAATGGATCAAATCGTTGGATTCGTTTCAATTGAGAGATTTAATCTGGTATAAATATTAGAAAGCGCAGAGATCCCATCTTCGCAATATCTTCCCAGCTACGACCAATAGCAGGAGGACCACGAGAATCCAGAACGCAGGCGCATTCCTCACCATCCAACCAATGAACCACCCCATAAAATCCAGCCCTAAAAGCGTGACATTGTAGAGCACAAACCTGATCACGTAGAACGCAGTTTTCAACACTGTTCCGATAATTAAAACTATCGGGTTCGACATTATGCAGCAAAGACCACACCGCCGGTTACTGCAACTCCGATAATCTTCTGAGACGAAAGGCTAAAGCCGTCTACTGATGCTCTCACAGAGTTTTCCGGCTCAAAAAGAATACGACGACCATGCACTGTATATTGCAAAGACAGGCTTAAATACTCATCCTTAAGTTCTAGAAAAATTAGGGATAGAAAGGTAGCAGTGGTGTTTCTTTGAGAGCAAGGAAGACTAAAAGGGAAATTACACGCTCTTTCATCATTAATTGTAATAAAACTTACTACAAATATGTAGTTAACTACTATTCTGataaaatgtaaataaatttataaaaaaaagtaacgAACGCCTTTTTTAACATATTTAGGAAAACAACTTACATGTCACATGTTACAACCATGTGACCTCCTGCAACAATAAAATAAGATCATATGAACAAAAATATACACATGTTAATTATTGTTTCATTGGCAAAAGACGTCATTGCAGCGTTGAACTTGTGTCATGTTAGCCCTTTCTCCAAATTTAGAGACTTCTATTGAACAAAAAGGTAAAAATTATCCCACATTGACACAAATTAAAAGTTCAGAAAAAGTGGAACATGACCTATAATATAGCGGGTTTtgctaattttcttttcttttctttttattaacaCAAGGAAGAAAATTGTCAATtatctttaatgaaaaatatcgCGCTCCAAAGTCCAATCTATTGTACAGGCTTTGGGTGAAATCTTTTGTCATGATACTTATTTCGATGTATATTCTCGATTTTAAGGTAGAATCTCTCTTATAAAGTAGGAACTGAAATGGGTGTTGAAGTATTttacaacaaacaaaaaaactaataagtaataaCCATGTGAAGTTTGATATCCaatactattttttatttatatttttagtttgataTCCAGAATATCTTCGCTAGATATATAAAAGCTAAAAATTTACCtcaatatattattttttttgggttacaaaaatACCTAACATGTTCGCCATCCGATTCCGATCGACGAACGAGTTCGTAATGCATGCCGCAACCGGCGTAACGCGTTCGAGCCCAATCACCACAATCCGGAGCCAACTTTTCCACCGTATCCCGGCCTTTAGCATAAAACTTACAAGAGAAGCACCGGCAGCAGCAGCAAGTGATCCGACATTGTGCCGAGAAGAAGAGAACGATCGTGGCTGAAGGAAAAATAGAGATCACTTGCGTAGCAAGAAACGCGATCGGTAAGACGTCCGAACGTGAGAGATTAGACAGTCGGAAAGCACTCACAAGGTTTTCGGGCTCAAAGAGAGGAAGATCGACTAGAAGAAAATACATTATTAATGTTGCTTGGGAATGTTTGGAAATCCAATTAGGATGAggaatattaaactaaacatcttATGCActtctaaattttaaaattagaaTGTAACTACTGTAGGGGCTGAAGAGCATCCGCCCATCACCAATTTTGAAGACTCATTTAGGGACTTCAAGGAAATATTCATGTCCGTGAAGAAATATTGTCTGCAATGGGAAGTATTTATAGTATAATCCTAAATGTAgggattaaaatattaaaaaattattgttcTATTTGAGTATTGTGGGCGTTGATATCCACCGAAAAGTTACCTCTACCGTTGGGGAAAAAGAGAAGTTGCAGGAACGGCTACCAGCATTCACGTGGGTGAGtttaaaaaacaagaaaaaaaacgaaaagaGAAGCTGTTGTGCAGCATTCACACGTGGATGAGATTTGTTTCCCACTCAAAATCAACAGTGCGCCCACTTTTTGAGTCTCTATATCCAGTCCTCACATTTGAGGATTCCTTTGAAGTATCGAGCGAGTCCGCGGAGGAGGTTGGCGTTGAATCCGCTGAAGTAGACGGAATGTACTAATTATCGATCGCTTCATGCTGTTGTTTATATGCCTAGCAAAGGTTCAACTCTTCTAGATTAGCACTGGTAGTGGACAAGGGTCAAAAGAAGGGCACGAAGATATGATGATAAAAGGCTATACTGCTCCTGATCATCATTATTGAACTATATCATCATCCGAATACATCGACTGTAACACATAGCTGCCGCTCCtttttccggccaccggaagATGGCCTGCTACTACTAAAGAATTATAACATAATAATACATAAAAtatgacaaaaattaatattGGTTCCCAAACAACTCGACTCTCTTTTTTATCCTTCTTGGTTAATGGGGATTCTGAAATCCCCCATCTAACTGAGCTAAAGAAGCGTGGCTTGATTCGGCACTGCAACGGATACATTGTCGATCTTCATGCTATGCAATGCCGTGACCATTTCAAGAAGACGTCGCCAAAGGGTTTTGGTTCAAGAAGACATCACCAACGGGGAGGTTCCGTACCCATCGCGATGTGCTTTTTGCCATCTCCACGCAACCTGCAAACTCTCTTGAAGGTTGGTGTGTTGAGCGCTCCAGTTCAGTTCACGGAGGATCTTAGATGGGTCACTGAAGACTTCAGCATAGTCACCAGGCCGGCGGGGAAGGAAATCAACCTTAATGTCCACACCGGTTGCCTTCTTACATGCCTCCACGAACTCCTTTACTGAACTACCTGGTAATCGACAGCCACGCACAAAGCTTAAGATACAGTTTTGCCATCCCCTACAACATTTTTTTGCACAACAAGAAATGAAATAGAATCGTATTGATTTCGTTTATCCTACCTTTTCCAGTTCCAACATTGTAGATTCCCACTTTACGGGGCTGTGCATGCTCAAGAGCTTTAACGTGAGCATCAACCAGATCAGTGACATCTATATAATCTCTTATGCAAGTGCCATCAGTTGTTTTGTAATCAGTGCCTCTAACCTGCAAAGCACATTCGTTACTAAAATTCCAGCCACTCAAAAAAACAGTGGAAAAAGCTGATGCAAGAAAGCCAACTGAAATCGTCAAAATATACAGATATATTCTTTAAAACCCCAAACACCTGTTTCCTTATCTCTTTATGGTAGGTGAGAATTGgtatgaaattttcaaatgattCATAAATACACGAGGACAATCATAACTTCAATAGCCAAACGTATAACTTGATCTTTACCAAAGATATATCAGTTAATTATGCAATGACTTACCTTTAGCCCAGGCGTGATACCACGAGCTGCATCAAAACAAGCACCTGATATTCGTCCATGTTCACGAAGTTCAGGCCTGGGAGCTTCACCTAATCTGCCCTCTGGGTCCGACCCAATCACATTGAAGTATCTGGAAGGTTtcgaaaaataaaacaagtttTGAGACAACAGGACAATTTATTCATTCATCAAATTTGTTAAAGTAAATTGTTCGAAGATGCCTTATTTGGTTGACATCCTTTGTGGCCAATGACTCGCAGCATAATACAAGTGTAGACATAAGTTATAACACGGACCATATGTAGGTCACAAAAGATGACAGTACTAAGATTCAGTTGGACAACAAATGACCTTACAGAAAGTATCACGTGGCCTTGTGGTTTTCTTGTGctcattaattttaatatagaaatgagatgatgaaCCCATTACTAATATAGATACCAGCTTATTAGTGAAAAAGGCAAGAAACAAGCTTTGCCCAGAGAGCCGACTTGGAAAATGGAACAaaggttttaaatttttagaaaatCTCCATCCAAACCCCAACATCCATTGCCACTAAGCCAAACCCCACACAGTGAGCTAAGGTTCCAAGTCCAAACACCACATAAGTTTAGGAGAAAAGCGGAACTTAAGCTATGAAGAGTTGAAGGTGACACAACAATATTGCCAAATAATTCATGTTTCACTTGCAAATTAACATAAACACATTAGTGAAAAAGTGGTTACGAAGCAAGGTTACTCACAGTTTATGTCAAGAACATTtcaaaaaacaacaaaaggtttaaaaaatttattggGACTCAAACCTCAGGATCATGACTGCCATGTCTGAATTCTTATGAAAATCCAAGATGATATCTTCTGCCATCTTCTTTGCTTTTCCATATGGATTAATTGGGAGCTGAAGGTGTTGCCAGAACATCAAAGTCAGCAACTAAACGAGTTTATTTATTGGGAAGTAAAACAAAAACACGAGCATAGGACAACCCACCTGCAGAGTTTCTTCAGTAATAGGCATCTTCTCAGGTTCTCCGTATGTTGCACATGTACTAGAATATATCAAAGTCTTCACACCATGTGAAGCCATTGCCTCCAATACCCCTAAGGTATTTGATGTAATGTTGTGGTAATACCTGTGAAAAAGTACAAAAGTTTCATTGGTAAGATTATACGTACATGTTATATCAAAAGTCTTCTCGGGCCTTGTCAACCTCCAACATCAGCCCTAAGTTCCTAATACTAAGCTGAAATTCATGAATATCCACATCGCATCATTAAGGGAAAATTCTTAAACAAAGAAAGTTCTGGTAAAAATAAAAGCACATAAGCAAGACGAGCATATTCCAGTAATAGTAAATGGTCCGGATCTAGCTCATGGATAGTACTTACTTAAGTGGATCAAGTGTGCTTTCCCCAACATATGCAACAGCTGCAAAATGCATCACAGCATCAAATGCATTCTCTGAAAATATTTTGTTGACCTGGAATATTCAGTTAAGGCTACATTGATGCTTTGcacttttaatttgcataaAATATTTTGAACAACACTCATAAGGAACATCACAAGGATACAGATTTTGGATCTCCCAAGTCAGCATAAATAAACTGAAGCCTCCCAGGTTCAGGAAATAACTCTTGGAGAACCTTGATGGCACCTATGTTCCCCCGTGAGAGGTTATCCTGTCGAAGGAAGAAAATTTTAATCATCTAGAATAATTACCAAGTTAAGTAAAAAAGAAGACGCCGCCTTCATCCAAAAGAGACCTACCACAATAGTAACACGACATTGATCCCTTAGGAGTCGTAATGCAGCATGTGAACCAATAAATCCAGCACCTCCAGTTACTAGGACATGAGTTACCCCTGCTTCATGAATGGAGAACTGGACCAATATAAATTGTACACAGTAAGAAAAGGTCCCAATTTTTCACATTTTATAGAACTTCTGATATTGTATTGAagacatgaaaacaaaatagaaCATTTTACTTCCGCCACACAAAAAAGATAATAAAACTAGCAAAATGTTACAATGCAACGGTGCAAAAATCTTGTATCCAAGTTTTCATATCTTAAGTATCAACAACAATCAAAATGCTGAGAATAGTTGACCAAAAGAAAAGTCTATAACTCTGTCCAGCAGTAAGGAGATTGAAGAAGGCAATTTATTGATCCAAGCAGGTATCAACAATATACAACAAGAAAATCCACTGGACCAGAGTTGATAACCCCAACCAGATGCAAGATGATATGATCATATAATGATTTTCTCCAATGAAAGGGACCAAATCAACATCAAATTGTGATCCCCGTTATGATTTCCTAGGGTAAGGCTATTAGGACTCCTTAGCCTCCTCCTCTCTGGTATCCTGCATTCCCTCACTGTGTCCTCCCTCCCTCAGAACAGAGGTGTATGCCTATTTTTGAGGCACACATGGAGGCTCCGCAGTGGTCAGTGGTGACCACCAAGCCATTCAGGCGATGGTGGCTCGCTGGGGCTAACCAAAAACATAGCACTAGTAACAACTATTCATTTCTGTTCATCAGTGATATCTGGACAAAAGAGCAAATTTATAAAAGTTTTTCTGTTTGAAAGTTGCCTCGCCATTTATAACATCTAGCAGGGTCGCTTTTTTCAAAAGAGCACAAAGTAGGCTTGGCAGTTGGCAGTCTAGTTAAATTAAGGTCGCCATATATCAGTTAATCGTGCATCCAAGGGAAACAGCAATACAACTAAGATATTCTCGAATATGTCAGACCTCATTACTAAAATAATTATTgttggataatgatcaaatggCAAGAGAGGAAAAATGAGCTACTGATAATTATCTAATCAGAAAGGGATCATATTGCATGAAGCAAATGATCATTACTCAGATAGCCATTCTAATACAATAATAAGATACTGAAGTATACCTTCAACCAAAGAAAATACGCAGGATGAAGGGATTACCGAGCTTGTGGTATTGAAGGATGGGGATTGTTTCAGCATAATAATACATAATGCTGTAAGAGTAGCAGCCAAAAGAATTTTTCCTACAAAGTTGTTCTTCCTCTTGGGATCTGGGTACTCCATGCCTACAAGCACAACAGGGTCCAAGATATAAGCTTAAAACTTCCACATAAGCACAAAATATCCGAATTTAAACAAAGCAACATATTGAGCAGACTCTAATTTCACCTCCACCTCCTTCATCGATTCTCATAACGCCGGATGAACATAATAAATttcacagaaagaaaaaaaaaaacataatcgaGCGCAATCGAAAACTCACCTCCTAAAGACATGGATCTGTTGGTCCTTGATTGACTTCTGGTCCTGCCAAAATTAAGCATTGGGAGAACGTCTTCAATGCTTATAAATAGGAACCAAATGATATGCCTCAATCAAGTATAACCTATCCCTGAATATGTTTTTGGTGTGTAATGCACTGCAATAAAAGCCAAACACAATCAGCCAGATAATTCaaaaaaatcacatccaaaaattaCTGAGATTCAAAAGCGGTGGGTATAACTGGGCCCCTATACCAAAACAGGAATCAAATTGAAAAAGCTAAAATCCCAAAGGGGGGAAATTTTTGGAAACCCTGGAAATTTAACCAGCCATCATCAAATTCCAAAACAGAAAAGGGGTTAGATTTAGAATCACAAGATCCAAAAACTCCCAGAAGAACAAACCCACATAAGTTTTCGAAAAAATAAACCACCCCAACAGTAACATTTCACAATATAAGGAGGGAAGCAAATGGCTGTCAGAGTGTCTGCAAAAGAAACGAAGAACTTTGAAGGACCATTTTGCATAGGGGAAGCCAATGTCAGGAATCTGAAATATTTGAGGGGaaaacaaacccaaaacccGTGAAAGCTCGAAACTTCGATATCCACCGGCAAAACCCACTTCAAATTTTGggtaaaaattcaaataaaatcaaTTAAGAAACTGGGATTTTTGTATGATGATCAGAGATATTTATTATTGCAGACAATAGTACCTGAAAGCTGACGAAGCAAAACGACAACCAAAAGCACTAACACACAGAAAATACAAAAGTGCAAGGATCCAGATGCAAAAACATGCCAATGAGCACGAAAAGCTTACAAATTTAAAGGCAGCGGTGCGTGAATCCAATAGAAAAAGCAGAGAATTGACCGCAACTGTAAGAAAACCagaagaaattgaaagaaaaaaaacgtacgagagagagagaaaggggagaGAAACGTATAAATGGGaggaggaaagggggagggagaGAGTCACAACTCAGAACAGGGCAAATGAGGTGTTGGTGTTGAATGTTGGGGGTGGCTTTGCCTTTTGGGATTTGAAAAGGAAAAGGTCAGGCTTATAATAGCCCGAGATTTCTCAGCGTGTTCATGCTTGAGTAGTTGTTTTTGTGCACAGCAATAGAAAAAGCGGCACAAATAAATGAACAATGATTGGCTTCTACtacaaaaaaattcataaattatagaGTTTTATGTTTATCATCAAaatcgttcatattataaatcgtTTATGATCATCTTtctaatatataattaaaactaaaatcgtTTAGTCAATCTGTTGTGGTAAATACAAATTGTAGTAATtgtccatcaactttaatcaaattggagcaatagttcatcaactaaaaatttattaccatggatccctcaactcatcaaaacgtgtagatattatcattttcatcaatctcgtcaaaattttgtcaaaataagttatattGGAATGACTATTGCtgcaattgagttaaagttaatggaccattactccaattaggttaaagttgatcGACCATTTttccagttgaattaaaattgatggaccattgatacaatttttcttatttgatttttcatatttgtcCCTTAATCTAGCCTCACGTGCATGGCGCATGATTCATTTTGACGAAAGTTCTaacaaagttgacgaaaatgaccatagctgcacattttaatgagttgagggaccaatggtaatgaatttttagttgagggaccat is from Malus sylvestris chromosome 5, drMalSylv7.2, whole genome shotgun sequence and encodes:
- the LOC126621078 gene encoding UDP-arabinose 4-epimerase 1-like isoform X1 — translated: MLNFGRTRSQSRTNRSMSLGGMEYPDPKRKNNFVGKILLAATLTALCIIMLKQSPSFNTTSSFSIHEAGVTHVLVTGGAGFIGSHAALRLLRDQCRVTIVDNLSRGNIGAIKVLQELFPEPGRLQFIYADLGDPKSVNKIFSENAFDAVMHFAAVAYVGESTLDPLKYYHNITSNTLGVLEAMASHGVKTLIYSSTCATYGEPEKMPITEETLQLPINPYGKAKKMAEDIILDFHKNSDMAVMILRYFNVIGSDPEGRLGEAPRPELREHGRISGACFDAARGITPGLKVRGTDYKTTDGTCIRDYIDVTDLVDAHVKALEHAQPRKVGIYNVGTGKGSSVKEFVEACKKATGVDIKVDFLPRRPGDYAEVFSDPSKILRELNWSAQHTNLQESLQVAWRWQKAHRDGYGTSPLVMSS
- the LOC126621078 gene encoding UDP-arabinose 4-epimerase 1-like isoform X2 translates to MSLGGMEYPDPKRKNNFVGKILLAATLTALCIIMLKQSPSFNTTSSFSIHEAGVTHVLVTGGAGFIGSHAALRLLRDQCRVTIVDNLSRGNIGAIKVLQELFPEPGRLQFIYADLGDPKSVNKIFSENAFDAVMHFAAVAYVGESTLDPLKYYHNITSNTLGVLEAMASHGVKTLIYSSTCATYGEPEKMPITEETLQLPINPYGKAKKMAEDIILDFHKNSDMAVMILRYFNVIGSDPEGRLGEAPRPELREHGRISGACFDAARGITPGLKVRGTDYKTTDGTCIRDYIDVTDLVDAHVKALEHAQPRKVGIYNVGTGKGSSVKEFVEACKKATGVDIKVDFLPRRPGDYAEVFSDPSKILRELNWSAQHTNLQESLQVAWRWQKAHRDGYGTSPLVMSS